The sequence below is a genomic window from Oscillospiraceae bacterium.
GGTCAGCATCAGCCCCGGCAAGCAGATGCTCAGCCGCCCCTCGCAGTTGCTGAACTTGACCTTGATGTCCACGATGACCACCGTCTCGTCCAGGCCGATGGGCTGCACCAGCGTGGGATTGACCTCCACCCGCCCGAAGGTGAAGTCCAGCGTGGTGTAGTTCTCCCAGCTCCCGCCCATGACGGAGATGAGATCCCGCATGATGCTCTCATACAGCTTGAGCTCCAGATCGGTGAAGCTGTACTCCACGGACAGCCCGCTGTCCGGGTCCCCCTCCCCGCCCATGAGGCGGTCTATCATGCTCAGCATCACCGGGGTGGTGACGTAGAGCAGCACGGGGGACTCCTCCGTGTGATCCTTATACTGGAGGTAGGACAGTGTGAGCACGTCCCCCTCGGACAGGGCGTTGGAGAACTCGTAGTAGCGCTGCTCCTCCACGGAGTCCACGCTCACCTCGCAGTTGGTGTGCAGCAGGCCGTTAAAGCGGGAGTTGATGATCCTGGTGTAGCTGTCAAAGATGCCGTTGAGCATCTTGATGCGGTCCTTGGTGAACTTCCTGGGGCTGTAAAAGTCGTATTTGCGGAACTTTTTCTCCGGCACTTCCTCCGCGGGCCCACCCAGGTCCATCTCGCCGCTGCGCGCGGCGTTCAGCAGGGCGTCAATCTGGCTTTGTGATAACACCTCTGGCATAGGATCATCCCTTCGTATCGTGGATCAGCCGCGCCTACTGCGGCGGCGCGGAGGGTGCCGCCGCGCCGTCCGTGGGGGTGTCCGGGGCGGGCGGCGCGACGCCGCTGAGGGTGTAATACTGCTCGATGCTGTCCCCCAGGCTGTCCATCAGGTTCTTGCCG
It includes:
- a CDS encoding flagellar motor switch protein FliM; the protein is MPEVLSQSQIDALLNAARSGEMDLGGPAEEVPEKKFRKYDFYSPRKFTKDRIKMLNGIFDSYTRIINSRFNGLLHTNCEVSVDSVEEQRYYEFSNALSEGDVLTLSYLQYKDHTEESPVLLYVTTPVMLSMIDRLMGGEGDPDSGLSVEYSFTDLELKLYESIMRDLISVMGGSWENYTTLDFTFGRVEVNPTLVQPIGLDETVVIVDIKVKFSNCEGRLSICLPGLMLTNVFAEISRENPGRRSSSEDNSEPIFDALRGSELELVAELCRTQLKLSDIYHLNVGDVIDLSRPKDGPVSVNIGGRRWFEGKMGVHNKNVAIKIGRNYYPLRGRDVEQDGN